One Meiothermus sp. QL-1 DNA segment encodes these proteins:
- a CDS encoding DUF456 domain-containing protein, with product MEGLLDWLFVGVWVGALLATFIPVVPAGFIILGAALLHQALTGFRELSLPLLGVLGVLTLLSSLVDNIAAVLGARRYGGSRQGVWGAFLGGLAGLFVLPPWGLFVLPWAGALAGELVAGRPLEAALRGAWGAVLGLLGGLLGKFLIHLLMGLLVIQAIF from the coding sequence GTGGAAGGGCTGCTGGACTGGCTGTTCGTGGGGGTCTGGGTGGGGGCCCTTTTGGCCACCTTCATCCCTGTGGTGCCCGCCGGGTTCATCATCCTGGGCGCAGCCCTCCTCCACCAGGCCCTCACCGGCTTCCGCGAGCTCTCGCTCCCGCTTTTGGGGGTCCTGGGGGTCCTCACGCTGCTTTCCTCGCTGGTGGACAACATCGCCGCGGTCCTGGGCGCTCGCCGCTACGGCGGCAGCCGGCAGGGGGTTTGGGGCGCCTTCCTAGGAGGGCTGGCCGGTCTCTTCGTCCTTCCTCCTTGGGGCCTTTTCGTGCTGCCCTGGGCAGGGGCTTTAGCAGGAGAGTTGGTGGCCGGGCGTCCCCTCGAGGCTGCTCTGCGGGGGGCCTGGGGAGCCGTGCTGGGGCTTCTGGGGGGGCTTCTGGGCAAGTTTCTGATTCACCTGCTCATGGGCCTACTTGTGATTCAGGCCATCTTCTGA
- a CDS encoding tetratricopeptide repeat protein: protein MRRFFLLVLFLIFPLPVVFAAEVRKAEPGQDLAQPYIPLWEQQMREQQNWQRLEEQRRREWDFEQKRRIEENLSREEWQRWYNDYRNNNNSEQWPIWNNNSEGRQSGRSQQNEQRVNPAAAYVSSGNAHVRQGNYDAAIRDYNRAIELDGRYKEAYYNRGIAYAGKGDYDAAIRDYNRAIELDGRYKEAYYNRGIAYARKGNYDAAIRDYNRAIELDGRYKEAYYNRGIAYARKGNYDAAIRDYSRAIEVDPAYAEAYLQRGREFYNRGDLQRAAEDLRRFLSLAPHHPEFAEAQRLLQRIAVR, encoded by the coding sequence ATGCGGAGATTCTTCTTGCTGGTCTTGTTTTTGATTTTCCCGCTTCCTGTGGTTTTCGCGGCAGAGGTTAGAAAGGCAGAGCCAGGGCAAGATTTGGCCCAACCCTACATCCCTTTGTGGGAACAGCAGATGAGGGAACAGCAGAATTGGCAAAGACTTGAGGAACAGAGGAGGCGTGAATGGGATTTTGAGCAGAAAAGACGGATAGAGGAAAATCTTTCTAGGGAAGAATGGCAAAGATGGTATAACGATTACCGAAATAATAATAATAGCGAGCAATGGCCAATATGGAATAACAACAGTGAGGGAAGGCAAAGTGGGCGGAGCCAGCAAAACGAGCAAAGGGTTAACCCCGCTGCTGCCTACGTCAGCAGCGGCAATGCCCATGTAAGGCAAGGCAACTACGATGCGGCGATACGGGACTACAACCGGGCGATAGAGCTGGATGGGCGGTACAAGGAGGCCTACTACAACCGCGGTATTGCTTACGCGGGAAAGGGTGACTACGATGCGGCGATACGGGACTACAACCGGGCGATAGAGCTGGATGGGCGGTACAAGGAGGCCTACTACAACCGCGGTATTGCTTACGCGAGAAAGGGCAACTACGATGCGGCGATACGGGACTACAACCGGGCGATAGAGCTGGATGGGCGGTACAAGGAGGCCTACTACAACCGCGGTATTGCTTACGCGAGAAAGGGCAACTACGATGCGGCGATACGTGATTACAGCCGCGCTATAGAAGTAGACCCAGCTTATGCGGAGGCTTACTTGCAGCGTGGGCGTGAATTCTACAACCGCGGAGATTTACAGCGGGCAGCGGAGGATCTGCGCCGCTTTTTGTCGCTGGCACCCCACCACCCTGAATTCGCCGAGGCGCAGCGGCTCCTGCAGCGGATTGCGGTGCGCTGA
- a CDS encoding glutaredoxin family protein: protein MELLLIGRQGCHLCQEAEELLKALGLAYRLLDVDTDSELQKLYTFRVPVLLRGEEVLLEGKFTLERLKKRLEEGCGSGSD from the coding sequence ATGGAGCTTCTCCTCATAGGCCGCCAGGGGTGCCATCTGTGCCAGGAGGCCGAAGAGCTGCTCAAGGCCCTGGGTCTAGCCTACCGCCTTTTGGACGTGGACACCGATTCGGAGCTGCAAAAGCTCTACACCTTCCGGGTACCGGTGCTTTTGCGGGGAGAAGAGGTGCTGCTGGAGGGCAAGTTCACCCTCGAGCGGCTCAAAAAAAGACTGGAGGAAGGGTGTGGATCCGGTTCTGATTGA
- a CDS encoding type I phosphomannose isomerase catalytic subunit produces MPRVWGGRTLAQRLGLDCAEPVGEVWLAYDENLIRTGPLAGIPLAEALKMLGPRFIGRVPYEKYGLELPLLVKFLDAAEWLSVQVHPDDAYAHTNEAGSGFHGKTEAWYVLAGEGEVVYGLREPLEQDTLRRAAEDGSIWDLLRRERVGPGQVVGVPAGTIHAIGPGLLLYEVQQRSDLTYRLYDYGRPRELHLEKALAVACLEPTPLVRPTPLPGHQKEVLLAAEAFVLERHFLQGRRSFKAPETSFLLLTLVEGGAAWAEGPLGWGDTLLVGAGEQVEVAGEGIFLAAFMPSPEVLAACPPGLRM; encoded by the coding sequence GTGCCGCGGGTTTGGGGAGGGCGTACCTTGGCCCAAAGGCTGGGCCTAGATTGCGCGGAGCCGGTGGGCGAGGTCTGGTTAGCCTACGATGAAAACCTCATACGCACGGGGCCGCTGGCAGGGATACCCCTTGCCGAAGCTTTGAAGATGCTTGGGCCTAGGTTCATAGGCCGGGTTCCCTACGAAAAGTACGGCCTCGAGCTGCCCCTTTTGGTGAAGTTCCTGGATGCGGCCGAGTGGCTTTCAGTGCAGGTGCACCCCGACGATGCCTACGCCCATACCAACGAGGCTGGAAGCGGATTCCACGGCAAGACCGAGGCCTGGTATGTGCTGGCTGGGGAGGGGGAGGTGGTCTATGGTTTGCGGGAGCCGCTGGAACAAGACACGTTGCGCCGTGCAGCCGAGGACGGTTCCATTTGGGACCTTTTGAGACGCGAACGGGTGGGGCCCGGCCAGGTGGTGGGGGTGCCCGCGGGCACCATCCACGCCATAGGGCCCGGGCTTTTGCTCTACGAGGTGCAGCAGCGCTCCGACCTTACCTACCGGCTCTATGACTACGGGCGGCCCCGCGAGCTGCACCTGGAGAAGGCCCTGGCCGTGGCCTGCCTGGAGCCCACCCCCCTTGTCCGGCCCACACCGCTGCCGGGCCATCAGAAGGAGGTGCTGCTGGCTGCGGAGGCCTTTGTGCTCGAGCGCCACTTTCTTCAGGGTCGCCGCAGTTTCAAAGCCCCCGAGACCAGCTTTCTTCTGCTCACCCTGGTGGAGGGCGGGGCGGCCTGGGCGGAGGGGCCTCTGGGTTGGGGCGATACCCTGCTGGTTGGGGCCGGTGAGCAGGTGGAGGTGGCGGGTGAGGGCATCTTCCTTGCGGCCTTCATGCCCTCCCCAGAGGTGCTAGCCGCCTGCCCTCCGGGCCTGCGGATGTGA
- the lgt gene encoding prolipoprotein diacylglyceryl transferase: protein MIEIGSLQIRWYGLFLVLAIFAAFEIAKRLLQGWGLDPNRFEQIAFWAVVWGVVGARVGYVVTSPNEFSANPIAALYIWQGGLSFHGAIVGGLIPFIYHHYRYKIPVWAYLDASIPGVALGVAAGRLGNIMNGSDTVGRLTNWPIGFTWPTWASGFPGVCPGIHDISEIGRCAPEALVRGPVHFTQLYGVIIGLVLLLLAFHWLRQKQAYGYVFWQFVLWYSVLRSVFEETFRLNPLWLPVYLNEEAGIGLFTATQLISLPLVLLALFLLPRFRKPREASHPQARRAGG from the coding sequence CTGATTGAAATCGGCTCGCTGCAAATCCGCTGGTACGGGCTTTTCCTGGTGCTGGCCATCTTCGCCGCCTTTGAGATCGCCAAGCGGCTGCTGCAGGGCTGGGGCCTGGACCCCAACCGCTTCGAGCAGATCGCCTTCTGGGCGGTGGTATGGGGGGTGGTGGGGGCCCGGGTGGGCTACGTGGTTACCAGCCCGAATGAGTTCAGCGCCAACCCCATAGCCGCCCTCTACATCTGGCAGGGGGGGCTCTCCTTTCATGGGGCTATCGTGGGGGGGCTTATCCCCTTCATCTACCACCACTACCGCTACAAAATCCCCGTTTGGGCCTACCTGGACGCCAGCATTCCAGGCGTTGCCCTGGGGGTAGCGGCAGGGCGGCTAGGGAACATCATGAACGGCTCGGACACCGTGGGCCGCCTCACCAACTGGCCCATCGGCTTCACCTGGCCCACCTGGGCCAGCGGCTTCCCCGGGGTCTGCCCCGGCATCCATGACATCAGCGAAATAGGCCGCTGCGCCCCGGAGGCTTTGGTGCGGGGCCCAGTGCACTTCACCCAGCTCTATGGGGTCATCATCGGCCTGGTGCTCCTCCTGCTTGCCTTCCACTGGCTGCGGCAGAAGCAGGCCTATGGGTATGTCTTCTGGCAGTTCGTGCTCTGGTACAGCGTGCTGCGCTCGGTTTTCGAAGAAACCTTCCGCCTCAACCCGCTCTGGCTCCCGGTCTACCTGAACGAGGAGGCTGGCATCGGGCTTTTCACCGCCACCCAGCTCATCTCCCTCCCGCTCGTTCTGTTGGCCCTCTTCCTCCTCCCCCGCTTCCGCAAACCCCGCGAGGCCTCACATCCGCAGGCCCGGAGGGCAGGCGGCTAG
- a CDS encoding DUF1800 family protein: protein MATSFSYADAVHLLRRAAARGRRAEAEQLVEMGLEAAVEHLLQDPAPAPLYQTAASRNQRAQQHREITQLWLQHWLTTPTPAAERLVLFWHGHLTSEFRETMGAQGIDFWNQFATFRRLGYGPYGELLAAIAQDPVMLLYLNNAESRKEHPNQNWARELLELYTLGPGHYSEEDILEAARAFTGWTVRLRGGLRPREASANVPFEFVFRPAWHDSGPKNFLGKRVHRGEEVLEILAAHPQTYRFLGRKLLRFYLSPDPPEGLVEEGAKVLKTEGTRGFLHWLFTHEAFYRPTHRNSLIKSPIEYLVGLWYAAGISQVDLETPGGRQAYQALAAMGQIPFDPPSVAGWEGGLGWLAESPFLARLNLLAAFVGRESRLDLSVFMDGGHTPLALVKPEAQLL from the coding sequence CCGCGGCCCGGGGGCGCAGGGCGGAAGCAGAGCAGCTGGTGGAGATGGGCCTCGAGGCGGCTGTAGAACACCTCCTGCAGGACCCGGCCCCCGCCCCCCTCTACCAGACCGCTGCCAGCCGCAACCAGCGGGCCCAGCAGCACCGCGAGATCACCCAGCTCTGGCTCCAGCACTGGCTCACTACCCCTACCCCAGCCGCCGAGCGGCTGGTGCTTTTTTGGCATGGGCACCTGACCTCGGAGTTCCGCGAGACCATGGGGGCCCAGGGCATCGACTTCTGGAACCAGTTCGCCACCTTCCGCCGCTTGGGCTACGGGCCCTACGGTGAGCTTCTCGCCGCTATCGCCCAAGACCCGGTGATGCTCCTCTACCTCAACAACGCCGAAAGCCGCAAGGAGCACCCCAACCAAAACTGGGCCCGCGAGCTGCTGGAGCTTTACACCCTGGGGCCTGGTCACTACAGCGAGGAGGACATCCTGGAAGCAGCCCGGGCCTTCACCGGCTGGACGGTGCGGCTCCGGGGCGGCCTGCGACCGCGTGAGGCCAGCGCCAACGTGCCCTTCGAGTTCGTCTTCCGCCCAGCATGGCACGATAGCGGCCCAAAAAATTTTTTGGGAAAGAGGGTGCATAGGGGCGAGGAGGTGCTGGAAATCCTGGCCGCCCACCCCCAGACCTACCGCTTTTTGGGTCGCAAGCTGCTTCGCTTCTACCTCTCGCCCGACCCCCCCGAGGGCCTGGTGGAGGAGGGGGCTAAGGTGCTGAAGACCGAGGGGACCCGGGGGTTCTTACACTGGCTTTTTACCCACGAGGCCTTTTACCGCCCCACCCACCGCAACAGCCTGATCAAAAGCCCCATAGAGTACCTAGTGGGGCTTTGGTATGCAGCCGGAATCAGCCAGGTCGACCTAGAAACTCCGGGGGGCCGGCAGGCGTACCAGGCCCTGGCGGCCATGGGGCAGATTCCCTTCGATCCCCCTAGCGTGGCCGGCTGGGAGGGGGGACTGGGCTGGCTGGCCGAGTCGCCCTTCCTGGCCCGGCTCAACCTGCTGGCGGCCTTCGTGGGGCGGGAAAGCCGCCTCGATCTCTCGGTTTTCATGGACGGGGGCCACACCCCCCTTGCCCTGGTCAAGCCCGAGGCCCAGCTCCTGTGA
- a CDS encoding DUF1501 domain-containing protein, giving the protein MNRRAFIQKTLLTLALGQGAPSLLSKTALAAQSPDKILVVVNLFGGNDQLNTLVPYRNELYYRLRPQIAIPRREVLDLGMGGKKLGLHPALRPLLPLWEAGTLALIPQVGYPNPNRSHFISTAIWHTADPSRKSETGWLGRWGDLQEDPFCETFLGGATPLAQVGQKRTAPAVSSIDAFSIRLPKALEAAFEEESRRIRQGTAEEVRQAMRALRLALERVGQLRSVKNQAQYPENAFGKGLADIARMIAGGLGSSVYYTTLGGWDTHAAQPPRHAELLGHLAQGLAAFQADLKAIGRYKDVLIMVFSEFGRQVAENASLGTDHGEGGLMLVLGGGVKGGLYGEEPDLENLELNAIKYQTDFRNVYATALHWIAASPKEVLGADFRPLALI; this is encoded by the coding sequence ATGAACCGACGCGCCTTCATCCAGAAAACCCTGCTCACCCTGGCCCTGGGTCAGGGAGCCCCCTCCCTGCTCTCCAAAACCGCTCTGGCTGCCCAATCGCCCGACAAAATCCTGGTAGTGGTCAACCTGTTCGGTGGCAACGACCAGCTCAACACCCTTGTACCCTACCGAAACGAGCTCTACTACCGCCTGCGCCCCCAGATCGCCATACCGCGGCGGGAGGTCCTAGACCTGGGAATGGGGGGCAAGAAGCTGGGCTTGCACCCCGCCCTCCGCCCTTTGCTCCCCCTGTGGGAGGCAGGCACGCTGGCCCTTATCCCCCAAGTAGGCTATCCAAACCCCAATCGCAGCCACTTCATCTCCACCGCCATCTGGCACACCGCCGACCCCAGCCGCAAGAGCGAGACCGGTTGGCTGGGTCGCTGGGGGGACCTACAGGAAGACCCCTTCTGCGAGACCTTCTTGGGCGGGGCTACTCCTCTGGCTCAAGTGGGGCAGAAACGCACGGCCCCTGCAGTAAGCAGCATCGATGCCTTCAGCATCCGTCTGCCCAAAGCCCTGGAAGCCGCCTTCGAGGAGGAGTCCCGCCGAATACGCCAGGGCACTGCCGAGGAGGTGCGCCAGGCCATGCGCGCGCTGCGCCTTGCCCTGGAACGGGTCGGGCAGCTCAGAAGCGTCAAAAACCAGGCCCAGTACCCCGAGAACGCTTTTGGAAAAGGCCTGGCCGATATCGCCCGTATGATCGCTGGGGGACTAGGCAGCAGCGTCTACTACACCACCTTGGGTGGTTGGGACACCCATGCCGCCCAGCCGCCCCGCCACGCCGAGCTTCTGGGCCATCTGGCCCAGGGGTTGGCCGCCTTTCAAGCCGACTTGAAGGCCATAGGCCGCTATAAGGACGTATTGATTATGGTCTTCAGCGAGTTCGGGCGCCAGGTGGCCGAGAACGCCTCCTTGGGCACCGACCACGGCGAGGGAGGGCTGATGCTGGTGCTGGGGGGCGGGGTTAAAGGCGGGCTCTATGGGGAGGAGCCAGACCTGGAGAACCTCGAGCTCAACGCCATCAAATACCAGACCGACTTCCGCAACGTCTACGCCACGGCCCTGCACTGGATTGCAGCGAGCCCCAAAGAGGTCCTGGGGGCCGACTTCCGCCCTCTGGCCCTCATCTGA